Proteins encoded within one genomic window of Streptomyces kaniharaensis:
- a CDS encoding asparaginase, whose translation MSQSVTPTVLAEVIRSGFTEGRHHGSLVLLAADGSVEFALGAPDVPVFPRSTAKPFQAMATLRAGLALDGELLALAASSHSAESFHRDGVRAILASAGLDESALRTPADLPLDETEAELLLRAGGERAPIMMDCSGKHAGWLAACVANGWDTESYLDPAHPLQLLAREALEESTGETVLHAGVDGCGAPLLAVSLTGLARAYRGLVLAAEGTPQRRVADAMRAHPEYVAGTRRADTWLMRAIPGTLSKMGAEGVQVVALPDGRALAFKIDDGAERARGPVLAAALRRLGVTGADDVVERIGASPLLGGGAPVGHVRAAF comes from the coding sequence ATGTCGCAGTCCGTCACCCCGACCGTGCTCGCCGAGGTCATACGTTCGGGCTTCACCGAGGGCCGGCACCACGGCTCCCTGGTGCTCCTCGCCGCCGACGGATCGGTCGAGTTCGCGCTCGGCGCCCCCGACGTGCCGGTCTTCCCCCGGTCCACCGCCAAGCCGTTCCAGGCGATGGCCACACTGCGGGCCGGGCTGGCGCTCGACGGGGAGCTGCTGGCGCTGGCGGCCTCCAGCCACTCTGCCGAATCGTTTCACCGCGACGGCGTGCGGGCGATCCTGGCCTCCGCCGGGCTGGACGAGTCCGCCCTGCGCACCCCGGCCGACCTGCCGCTCGACGAGACCGAGGCCGAGCTGCTGCTCCGCGCCGGCGGCGAGCGCGCCCCGATCATGATGGACTGCTCCGGCAAGCACGCCGGCTGGCTGGCCGCCTGCGTCGCCAACGGCTGGGACACCGAGAGCTACCTCGACCCGGCCCACCCCCTCCAGCTGCTGGCCCGCGAGGCCCTGGAGGAGAGCACCGGCGAGACCGTGCTGCACGCCGGGGTGGACGGCTGCGGCGCGCCGCTGCTGGCGGTCTCCCTGACCGGCCTCGCCCGCGCCTACCGGGGGCTGGTGCTGGCCGCCGAGGGCACCCCGCAGCGCCGGGTGGCCGACGCGATGCGCGCCCACCCCGAGTACGTGGCCGGCACCCGCCGGGCCGACACCTGGCTGATGCGGGCGATCCCGGGCACCCTGTCCAAGATGGGCGCCGAAGGCGTCCAGGTCGTGGCGCTGCCGGACGGGCGGGCGCTCGCCTTCAAGATCGACGACGGCGCGGAGCGGGCCCGCGGCCCGGTCCTGGCGGCCGCGCTGCGCCGGCTGGGAGTGACCGGCGCGGACGACGTCGTCGAGCGGATCGGCGCGTCCCCGCTGCTCGGCGGCGGGGCTCCGGTCGGGCACGTCCGGGCGGCGTTCTAG
- a CDS encoding RsiG family protein — protein sequence MNASSAARDRSGRVADQEEPDLERLGLDQLRILRRETLEQEADLSYLRRLLHGRMDILRAELDRRPGGPARPAGTADGTGSGTGDGTGGAEGPSGDLLDRLPAILTDAPSTVRRSARHVTLGPPRGYESQLEADALMGDVQLADLAAHPAEELLAALERLRAHEREVSGRRQRLLRTADGCNAEITRRYRDGEARVDDLLAGGPF from the coding sequence ATGAACGCGAGCAGCGCGGCGCGGGACCGGTCCGGGCGGGTGGCCGACCAGGAGGAGCCCGATCTGGAGCGGCTGGGCCTGGACCAGCTGCGGATCCTGCGCCGGGAGACCCTGGAGCAGGAGGCCGACCTCTCCTACCTGCGGCGGTTGCTGCACGGGCGGATGGACATCCTGCGCGCCGAGCTCGACCGCCGTCCGGGCGGCCCGGCCCGGCCCGCCGGGACGGCCGATGGGACGGGCAGCGGGACGGGCGACGGGACGGGCGGCGCCGAGGGGCCGTCCGGAGACCTGCTGGACCGGCTGCCGGCCATCCTCACCGACGCGCCCTCCACCGTGCGGCGCTCGGCCCGGCACGTCACCCTGGGGCCGCCGCGCGGGTACGAGTCGCAGCTGGAGGCGGACGCGCTGATGGGCGACGTCCAGCTCGCCGACCTGGCCGCGCACCCGGCCGAGGAACTGCTGGCCGCTCTGGAGCGGCTGCGGGCGCACGAGCGGGAGGTGTCCGGGCGGCGGCAGCGGCTGCTGCGCACCGCGGACGGTTGCAACGCCGAAATCACCCGCAGGTACCGCGACGGCGAAGCACGGGTCGACGATCTGCTCGCGGGCGGCCCGTTCTGA